The Malus domestica chromosome 10, GDT2T_hap1 genome contains a region encoding:
- the LOC103445810 gene encoding sedoheptulose-1,7-bisphosphatase, chloroplastic-like: METSVACYARGAFPVRNNVSSQHSSSLFSPASISPSFNSKVLRTSSLFGESLQMVPKSSLKVLKTKNTSIVPKCAIGDSLEEFLTKATPDKKLITLLISMGEALRTIGYKVRTASCGGTACVNSFGDEQLAVDMLADKLLFEALTYSHVCKYACSEEVPELQDMGGPVEGGFSVAFDPLDGSSIVDTNFTVGTIFGVWPGDKLTGITGRDQVAAAMGIYGPRTTYVLAIKGFPGTHEFLLLDEGKWQHVKETTEIGEGKLFSPGNLRATFDNPDYGKLIDYYLKEKYTLRYTGGMVPDVNQIIVKEKGIFTNVISPTTKAKLRLLFEVAPLGLLVENAGGFSSDGHQSVLDKIVVNLDDRTQVAYGSKNEIIRFEETLYGSSRLKRVPVGAAA; encoded by the exons ATGGAAACCAGTGTTGCATGCTATGCCAGGGGAGCTTTTCCAGTGCGGAATAATGTCTCATCTCAGcattcaagctctcttttctctcctgCTTCCATCTCTCCATCCTTCAATTCCAAG GTGTTGAGAACAAGCTCTCTATTTGGGGAATCATTGCAAATGGTGCCAAAGTCATCCCTAAAAGTTTTGAAGACAAAGAACACTTCAATTGTTCCCAAATGTGCAATTGGTGATAGCTTG GAGGAATTCTTAACCAAGGCAACCCCAGACAAGAAATTGATCACATTGTTGATATCAATGGGGGAAGCATTGAGGACCATTGGATATAAAGTGAGGACAGCATCTTGTGGAGGAACAGCATGTGTGAATTCTTTTGGAGATGAGCAGCTTGCTGTGGATATGCTTGCTGATAAGCTTCTTTTTGAG GCCTTAACTTACTCACATGTCTGCAAATATGCTTGTTCTGAAGAAGTTCCTGAGCTCCAAGACATGGGAGGCCCAGTAGAAG GTGGATTTAGTGTTGCTTTTGATCCATTGGATGGATCCAGCATTGTCGACACAAACTTCACAGTGGGGACAATTTTCGGGGTGTGGCCAGGAGATAAGTTAACTGGGATAACTGGAAGAGATCAGGTTGCTGCAGCCATGGGAATTTATGGGCCTCGAACGACATATGTTCTTGCTATTAAAGGCTTCCCCGGCACCCACGAATTCCTTCTTCTTGATGAAG GAAAATGGCAACATGTTAAGGAGACCACAGAAATTGGTGAAGGAAAGCTCTTCTCTCCTGGAAACTTGAGAGCCACATTTGACAACCCTGACTACGGCAAG TTGATTGACTACTATTTGAAAGAAAAGTACACGTTGAGATACACTGGAGGAATGGTTCCAGATGTTAACCAG ATTATTGTAAAGGAGAAGGGTATCTTCACTAATGTGATATCCCCAACTACCAAGGCTAAGCTAAGACTGTTGTTTGAGGTTGCTCCATTAGGGTTGTTGGTTGAGAATGCTGGAGGGTTCAGCAGTGACGGACATCAGTCTGTACTCGATAAAATAGTCGTTAACCTTGACGATCGAACTCAAGTTGCTTATGGATCAAAGAATGAGATTATCCGCTTTGAAGAAACTTTGTATGGATCATCCCGGCTCAAGCGAGTGCCTGTTGGAGCTGCTGCTTAG